A single window of Halobacillus naozhouensis DNA harbors:
- a CDS encoding N-acetylneuraminate lyase, protein MKGLYSALMCSFDEQGQVNEQGLREIVRHNIDVSKIDGLYVNGSTGENFLISTDQKKQIFDIVKDEVGSDVKLIAQIGALNIDEAVELGQFATELGYDAISAVTPFYYKFDFEEVTDYYTTILENVDNDLIIYSIPALTGVNMNLEQFGELFEHEKVIGVKFTAPDFFLLERIRHTFPDKLIYSGFDEMLLSASVLNVDGAIGSTFNVNGQRAKQIFELAQSGQIDEAREVQKVTNDLIGEILDNGLYQTIKEILKHKDVGAGTCRKPMKSLTEDGVIRAKQMAEKYL, encoded by the coding sequence ATGAAAGGGTTATATTCAGCACTTATGTGTTCCTTTGATGAACAAGGGCAGGTGAACGAACAAGGATTGAGGGAGATTGTTAGACACAATATTGATGTATCCAAGATTGATGGATTGTATGTCAACGGCAGTACGGGAGAAAATTTTCTCATTTCCACGGATCAGAAGAAGCAGATTTTTGACATTGTGAAGGATGAAGTGGGCAGTGACGTGAAGCTGATTGCGCAGATCGGTGCATTAAATATTGATGAAGCTGTGGAGCTGGGTCAGTTTGCTACAGAGCTCGGTTATGATGCGATCTCTGCTGTGACACCGTTCTATTACAAGTTTGATTTTGAAGAGGTAACGGATTACTATACAACTATTTTAGAGAACGTGGATAATGATTTAATCATCTATTCCATTCCTGCCTTAACAGGAGTGAATATGAATTTAGAGCAATTTGGTGAGCTGTTCGAACATGAAAAAGTCATTGGGGTGAAGTTCACAGCACCAGATTTCTTCTTACTTGAGAGGATCAGACATACTTTTCCTGACAAACTGATTTATTCAGGTTTCGATGAAATGCTGCTATCCGCGAGTGTGTTGAATGTTGATGGGGCGATTGGAAGTACGTTCAATGTGAATGGACAGCGTGCCAAGCAGATTTTTGAATTAGCACAAAGCGGGCAGATTGATGAGGCGCGAGAGGTGCAAAAAGTGACTAATGACTTAATTGGAGAAATTCTAGACAATGGGCTTTATCAGACTATTAAAGAGATATTGAAGCACAAAGATGTTGGTGCTGGAACTTGCAGGAAACCTATGAAATCGCTTACGGAAGATGGTGTGATCAGGGCTAAGCAGATGGCCGAGAAGTATTTGTAA
- a CDS encoding MFS transporter has product MRTVAVNPTPVNLASPWKMLLWLLMAQIMVAFIGRSLGPLGVLIEEDLSLTKTQVGLLPSALFLGQALASIPAGFATDRVGSRPLLLVLSLCLGTSFLFMTFQSAFWLVLLLVMIGGLGYGGMHPTTNRGIIYWFSQKQRGTAMGIKQMGITFGSALSAILLLPLAASYGWRPVVLIACLGLVSTGVIAFLLYRDPPQEAEKKEKPTFRSVYSSILSMVKNKALLLVSFSAMGVNGSQMCLNTYLVLFAYEQLGLSLVLAGTLLVISEVGGSLGRVGWGVISDRLFDGKRLIILVFIACITLAASVVVAFIPAGTPFWLLIPIFLVFGFSVSGFNGIWMNLASELVPKEQAGLSSGFSITLGSIGVILIPPLFGFLVDQNQGYTLGWLLISGIMVVVLLILASLYFVKKRESAF; this is encoded by the coding sequence ATGAGAACAGTTGCAGTAAATCCTACACCGGTAAATTTGGCAAGTCCGTGGAAAATGTTGCTATGGCTGCTGATGGCTCAAATTATGGTCGCTTTTATTGGACGAAGCCTTGGACCGCTTGGTGTGTTAATTGAAGAAGATTTATCGTTGACAAAAACTCAAGTAGGCCTGTTGCCATCGGCGCTCTTCCTGGGCCAGGCGCTGGCTTCTATCCCTGCTGGTTTCGCTACGGATCGAGTCGGCTCAAGACCCTTGTTGCTCGTGTTATCCCTATGTCTTGGCACAAGCTTCCTGTTTATGACGTTTCAATCTGCATTTTGGCTTGTGCTTCTTTTAGTGATGATTGGCGGGCTGGGGTATGGCGGTATGCATCCCACCACTAATCGAGGTATAATTTATTGGTTTTCGCAAAAACAGCGAGGAACCGCAATGGGGATTAAACAAATGGGGATCACGTTTGGTTCAGCTCTCTCGGCAATTTTATTGTTGCCGCTAGCTGCTTCCTATGGCTGGAGACCTGTTGTGCTAATCGCCTGCCTAGGGTTAGTTAGTACAGGGGTGATAGCCTTTTTACTCTATCGTGATCCTCCCCAAGAAGCCGAAAAAAAAGAGAAGCCGACGTTTCGATCGGTTTATTCATCAATTCTAAGTATGGTTAAAAATAAAGCTTTATTACTCGTCAGCTTTAGTGCCATGGGGGTTAATGGCTCACAGATGTGCTTAAATACCTATCTTGTGTTGTTCGCCTATGAACAGCTAGGTCTGAGCCTCGTACTAGCAGGGACGCTGCTCGTCATTTCAGAGGTCGGCGGCTCGCTTGGCAGAGTAGGGTGGGGTGTGATCAGTGATCGTCTATTTGATGGAAAACGGCTGATCATCCTCGTGTTTATTGCTTGTATCACCCTGGCTGCGAGTGTCGTTGTAGCGTTTATTCCGGCTGGTACACCATTTTGGCTGCTCATACCTATTTTTCTCGTATTTGGCTTCTCGGTTTCGGGGTTTAATGGAATTTGGATGAATCTAGCCTCAGAACTCGTTCCTAAAGAGCAGGCGGGATTATCAAGCGGGTTCAGCATTACCCTCGGTTCAATAGGGGTGATCCTTATCCCGCCATTGTTCGGTTTTTTAGTTGACCAGAATCAGGGTTACACACTCGGCTGGCTGCTGATTTCCGGGATCATGGTAGTCGTGCTATTGATTCTAGCAAGTCTATACTTTGTGAAAAAGAGAGAAAGTGCCTTCTAA
- a CDS encoding flavin reductase family protein: MRFDPSEHETKNIYKLLSGSVVPRPIAWVSTLSDSGVHNLAPFSFFTVASRQPPMLCISIGPGVGARKGTVKDTLENIRTSKEFVINISSTPLGNEMQKTSENLASEVDEFEEAGLTPISSEKIRPMRVEEAPIHMECKLHQIVELGSDHLLIGEMVLYHIQEDYYMEEYKVNFEKLRPLGRLAASFSESRDFFSLPKEDLK, translated from the coding sequence ATGAGGTTTGACCCTTCAGAACATGAGACGAAAAACATCTATAAATTATTATCAGGATCTGTGGTTCCGCGGCCCATCGCTTGGGTTTCAACCCTGTCTGACAGCGGGGTTCATAATCTGGCGCCATTTAGTTTCTTTACCGTTGCTTCAAGACAACCACCGATGCTCTGCATCTCAATTGGACCGGGGGTCGGAGCCAGAAAAGGAACAGTGAAAGACACTCTTGAGAACATTCGCACAAGTAAGGAATTCGTGATTAATATCTCCTCCACTCCACTAGGGAATGAGATGCAGAAAACATCTGAGAACCTGGCAAGCGAAGTAGATGAGTTTGAGGAAGCGGGGCTTACACCAATTTCGAGTGAAAAAATCAGACCGATGAGGGTCGAGGAAGCCCCGATTCACATGGAATGTAAGCTGCACCAGATCGTTGAGCTCGGCAGTGATCACTTACTGATTGGCGAAATGGTGCTCTATCATATTCAGGAAGATTATTATATGGAAGAGTATAAGGTGAATTTTGAAAAGTTGCGACCGTTAGGAAGGCTGGCAGCGAGTTTTAGCGAAAGCAGAGATTTTTTCTCGCTGCCAAAAGAAGATTTGAAATGA
- a CDS encoding N-acetylmannosamine-6-phosphate 2-epimerase, with protein MSILEKLNKGLIVSCQALEDEPLHSAYIMSKMALAAKQGGAAGIRANTIVDIQAIKKEVDLPMIGIIKKDFPESKVFITPTIHEVEALYEEGVDIIALDATKQQRPDGKSFPEFFSEVKVKYPDQLFMADISTLEEGMEAEKTGVDIVAPTLAGYTSYSQGTVPLELVRQLVARLSVPVIAEGNFDTPEKAKQALELGAHAVVVGSAITRPQVITEKFAEAVKEKSYK; from the coding sequence ATGAGCATTTTGGAAAAACTTAACAAGGGATTAATCGTGTCTTGTCAGGCATTAGAGGATGAACCGCTCCACAGTGCCTATATTATGAGCAAGATGGCATTGGCGGCTAAACAGGGGGGTGCTGCAGGCATTCGTGCCAATACGATTGTCGATATTCAAGCAATTAAAAAGGAAGTGGATCTTCCAATGATCGGCATTATCAAAAAAGACTTCCCTGAAAGTAAGGTGTTTATCACACCGACGATTCATGAGGTGGAGGCCCTTTATGAGGAAGGAGTGGACATCATTGCGCTTGACGCAACGAAGCAGCAACGGCCTGATGGAAAGAGTTTTCCGGAATTTTTTTCGGAAGTAAAGGTGAAATATCCGGATCAGTTATTTATGGCGGATATTTCTACACTCGAAGAAGGTATGGAAGCAGAAAAAACCGGGGTCGATATTGTTGCTCCAACTCTGGCCGGGTACACATCCTACTCGCAAGGAACCGTACCGTTGGAGTTAGTCAGGCAGCTGGTGGCGAGGCTATCTGTCCCTGTCATTGCGGAAGGTAATTTTGACACACCAGAAAAAGCGAAACAGGCACTCGAGTTAGGAGCACATGCAGTAGTTGTTGGAAGCGCGATTACCCGTCCGCAAGTGATTACGGAAAAATTCGCCGAAGCTGTCAAAGAAAAATCTTATAAATAG